ACCAGACATGCGGTTTTTGATGAGTCGGCTCGTCATGAACTATGTAATACTCATACTCTACCTCGTTCTTCTTCTCATACATCTGGTGGTGTCTTCGCATCGAGTCAAGAAAAACATACATTTTCGAGTACTTATAATCAAGATGGAGCCGGACAGGAAATACAACATCGTCGTAAACGTCTAGCTGCTCAATCATCAACCGCACAAGGATATTATGAACCGTTCGGAGTTGAGAGTTTAGTTAGGGAGGAACCTCATGTTGTTATGGCAAAAAACTCACCAAACTCTAGTGAATTCTTAAATCTCAGTATTAGTGGTACTGGTCAGGGGAGTGGTCATAGTGGTGGTCATAGTCTAGATATAGATTTTGTGCTCAATAGTCAGTTTAATTTTCTGTGATGGAAAACTTGTTGTTCTTTATTTAAATGGAGTGTTAGTTAGATTTGGACTATAAGTTTATCTTCTCTTATTTTGTGTTATTTATGTTGTTAATGTATTCAATTTCGTCCTTCTCGTATATATTTTGTTTGTATGTATTATAAATTCATTTATTGACATGTGAGTTTGATACTAATAGGTCTTTTATTGTGCCGCGCGTAGATAAAATGTAATGTATATTCCGATTATTTCAGGTGAAAAATGGAAGCAGTTATCTTAAGCCATATGCGACGACGAAGAGATGCAGCGGAAAATCCATCACGCAACCACAGTGATCGTCGCCGAAATGCCACAACCTTGTATCAGATGGTGGTGTAGGAGGCGCATAATCTTCATCAACCCGAGCCGATTGTGGTGACAAACAGGAGACGCATTGACAGATGTTGTGTTGATGTTGATGCAAAGATGATGCGGGACTACTTCAACCGGGGTTGCAGATATGGACCTGAGAGATTCAAGGGACGACTCAGTTTTCCCCATCCCCCTTTTCATAGAATATTGGAAAAAAATTGCGCACATGATTGTGATTTTCTCCAACGAAGAGATGCTTGTAACATCCTTGGTCACACTCGCATATGAAGTTGGTTGTCGTAATGAAGCACCTGGCAAAGGGGATTGTTGCAGATAGCCTAGACGATTACACTAGGCTAAGAAGTTTATGGATGCAGTCATCAGGGTATTAGACAATAGATACATGAGGCGCCATATAACTGAACATACTAGAAGGCTATTAGATCAGAACGAACTTCATGGATTTCctggaatgctaggtagtctcgaTTGTACTCACTGGGAGTGGAGGTGTTGTCTAACTAAAGAAGTCGGCCGACACGTGGGACATAATAAGAAACCAACTCTTGTTTTACAGGCGGTGGCATCTTAGCGATAGATGGTTCGGACACTGTTCTTTCGGGGAGTCCGGCTCTAACAACGACCTGAATACTTTCTGGCAGACATGATTATTTGACATAGAGGAGAGAGATACATCACCTCCGGTTAAATTCTGGATCCACCGTCAAGACTACGATCGGGGTTACTATTTGGTGGACAATATCTATCAAGAGATATCGATGATCGTTTAAAGAATCTCTTCTACATATTTTATCAAATCAGTCATGTAAGAGAATTCCGAATCCCCTGGATCTGGCGGCACGTTTATGGAGAaaagcagctccggaccttggcctagtcaagccgttcacaAACCCGGTTCGTGAACAACCTTtccagacccaactcaggtaaacccgttcgcatactaggtacgcaaacaagagttccagaccttcTTAGGTAAATCCAtccgcatactaggtacacaaacaagagtgccggacctgaatcatcacaatacagttagcatactaggtatgcataccgtgttgtatccatacattggtaatcgttctaaactctcatttcaatcattgaaacatccttggaagacgacaatggtttcCTCACACaaaccactagcttcaagtaattttaaagtgatcgaatgatcaatacgaaacttctcaagttaacatcaaatgaatgtctcacacaaatcatacaagatgttcaaagtaattttcacatgattaccTTTTGgcataatatttagtttccaacaaatagattgtttccaactaaactcgtcaagaatatgatgaacatagctaaagcaaaaagcttctaacacatatttcaagaaatagataagcgagataaactcggctcgaaatattaaatgtgtataatgtaagagtctatatagatatacgacttagtctcattagaagatagaaaagaatagacttctgagcgatagataagttttagtccccaaatacctttttttgatgaagttcctccaagctcctcagtagatcttcgtcttcaattggtgaacgccatgaagtctaaaggtcaactacacattctatcataatttgagacatagctataagtagactagaaatcaagtatatagttttgatcaactaaacttgacaaacaagcttgagatagcaacggttgcgagttcgaccgagcagtattctaacaattttgatgaaacttttgctcTTGTAGCTCGTTTAGAAACAATTAGACTTTTAATTGCATATGCCCGTAATCTTAAGATTAAGCTTTTTCAAATGGACATTAAGTCTGCATTTCTTAATGGAGATTTAAAAGAAGAAGTCTTTGTTGCTCAAGCTAAAGGGTTTGAAGATCCATTAttttcagatcatgttcttaagctcaaaaaggcattatatggtctaaaacaagctccaagagcttggtatgataagTTAACATCCCTTTTACTTCAAAAAGGATTCtctagaggtggtgctgataagACTCTTTTcaccaaatggaatggaaagaataTACTTATTGCACAAATTTATGTTGAGGACATCATCTATGGATCCACCTCAAAAAGTCTCACAAATGAATTCCTAAATCTTATGAGTGGGGAattcgaaatgagcaatgttggagaACTACCGTATTTTCGGTTTgccaatacaacaacaaaaagacaaCATttatctttctcaagaaaaatacgcCAGGAATTTAGTTGAGAAATTTGAGCTAAAGGGTACAACTCCTATGACAACACCAATGTCAACTACTGGAAAACTTCAGTTTAGTCCAGGAGAAAAATCGGTAGACCAAAAACTGTACCGATCCATGATAAGAAGTCTGTTGTACTTGACTGCAACAAGACCGATATTGCATTCAGTGTGGGATGTTGCCAGGTTTCATGCAAATCCTAACAAATCACATCTAAAAGTTGTAAAACGAATCATAAGATACGTTAATGGTACCTTAGATTATGATCTATCATATTCTATGGATACGAATAACAGTCTTcttgcctattcagatgctgactgggcaggatgtgtagaagttCGCAAAATCACATCTGGTGGTTGTTTCTATGTTGGTCAAAACTTTGTAgcctggcatagcaagaaacaaaactcacagtCTCTATCaacctgtgaagcagaatatattgttgttggTATTTGATGTAATCAAATTCTGTGGATGAAGCAGATGCTCATTGACTATGGTACAAAAATTCCAACTATGAATAttctttgtgataactcaagtgctatTCGTCTAACAGAAAATCTCgttgaacattctcgtactaaacacatagatattagatatcattttattagagaattgtatgagaatgAAGTTATCAAACTAGAATATGTTTCCTCTGAACGACAAGTAGCTGATATTCTCATAAAGCCATTAGACCGTGCAACCTTTGAAGATCTCGGGAAGTCTATTGGTATTGTTAAGGTACATTAATacctttgttgatggtggtttttagttcagggctaaaattgtaaaaccctgtatttaatatgCCATCGTTCTGCAAAAAAACAGAGCCACTTAAAAGTTATGAGTGCCTAGGCCTATTTACTTACATatatattgagcaattcagtatatttatatatgaaatttatccagaatggtgcatgtagcaacaatcccaaatattctataaacttTATCTTCAGCTGCATTACTTACTAATGCATGGCCTGTTGAGTATTTATTCTATTCTATGTTCCCCAGCTAAACTcttgatattgacatgacatgacaattaagttcgctcgcagctgagtagcatggatttcccgaagtgtcaggattaaaaCGTGcgtggaagtactcaatcagaggcacacaaagttatgctgccctctgagataaaattagtgattttgtgtgaatgcacaaaattcaccaaaattgattaattttgtggcaTCTTGCAAAATTCaacttttaacctaattttaccaatttataaaaattaggtttttacGTCCTGCACAATATCTCGAACcgtattggtcgagaccaaacctaggaaagctaggaaattaatctaTCATGAAACTAGTAGGAGCAAATCCTATTAAAAAACGGGAAgtagaaagaaaagaggaaaccgTGACCGGCTGAAGCCGTGGCAGAAAGGGATtggccgcgccacttggccgACCAATTTACCCTAACTCGAGCTTCCTTCAGCCGGtgttccttcttctattttgttggCTGCCGGTGAAAATGTggcggtacaacaaccacacccaacaattcgtttggaaatctgtgaggacttactccaatatactttttagagaatcaactagacagtcggacttaatctagagaaaagtatatacaagagttttatatctctatctctcaattcaatatgcaatcagcaaatagaaatttgcgagcccgattgaatataagagtagtaacttgaacggtaccaaagaccaatgttcaaggatcaatcaatttcaatcaacaaccaaaggttggatttcctaattgatcgatacaacgcacaacctgtgatatttcaattatataacaaaatataatgcggaaaagaaataacacagacaccagaattttgttaacgagaaaaaccgaaaatgcaaaaaaacccagggacctagtctggATTTTAAtaccacactgtgttaagcccCTACAGACAATAGCTTACTacaaatgaacttcagactggactttagttgaaccctaatcaatctcttactgattcaaggtacaattacgttccttacgtctctgatcccagcaggatactacacacttgattcccttagatgatatcacccacaaccaagagttgctacgacccaaagtcgaagacttgataaacaaatatttcttacacagaaaagtctatagaatgaataaatctgtctcccacagaaatatccaagattttttattccgtcttttgataaatctatgtgaactggaaccaattgataaaccggtcttatattcccgaagaacatcctagtattatcaatcacctcacaataatcttaatcgactagcgaaacaagatattgtggaatcacaaacgatgagacgaagatgtttgtgattactttttatcttgcctatcggagatattaatctcgagccaattatttcaattgtactcaacacgatagaaacagcaagttcagatcacgcaactacggagaaaataattgggtctggcttcacaatcccaatgaagtcttcaagtcgttaacctacagggtctggagagaaacctaaggttaaaggagaatggactctagtttatgcaactagtaacacacagaagtgtggggattaggtttcccagttgatagagttctcctttatatagttttcaaataagggtttgcaatctaagttaccttggtaacaaatcattcaatattcaccgttcgatgaaaaacctgattcaacaaagctaatatctttcaactgttagatcgaacttagcttgttacacagaaatgaaatgtaccctcatttagtttatgtagccgtacctaaacgtgtacactatgttggttcaataatagttaaccgaggttagccatttgattactctcatatcaaccttattcatcttagccataactagttcaaatgactcaaataaaactagttaaagatttgttcaattgttatattctcatagaattatacaagaacacaattgaagcaaaatcggtttaattcactcgaatcaattcatgaacattatagccacggtttgcaaatattacattccttattttataaatgtttaagttcatgaacataaccgattttagaactgtaaccttcaagtatgcaaacgggtacgcatacttgaaatacctggaccaagattgggtttcgccagtacgcaaacgggtatgcgtaattccaatcccagcagaattattcggacatgaaccttacgttagtatgcgaacgggtgcgcatacttaggttcctggATTTCTCAAGCTAAcaggtacgcgtacgagtacgcataccgtggttcccggacatggattacatatgtgcaagagtacacaacatgtcatattcaataatggttaagtgttctaaactcttatttcaatcattgaaactttcttagaggtctccttagtagttcttcgtcttcaaatgatgaacgccatgaagtctaaggctcaactacacaatctatgtcatagtccgagacatatataagtagactagaaatcaatacttatagttttgatcactaacattgacaaacatgcttgagataacaacgcatgcgagttcgaccgagcagtgctctaacaatctccccctttgtcaattttagtgacaaaactattaatacatatggattacaaaataataaaactttgtagcttctcatccaaatgcttgatctctttggcatcttcaacacgactcgaaatcttcgtcacttctaagtactccatgattctaaacgtgttcaactcagcatcatagtttttgaagatccgtagcaataacaacgagaaaacaaatgctctcaatcattgttatacagtgttatagtatcattacacatcatcaaagttcaattgtatcacaactttgacagcaatactatggtgatatgtatcactcccccttagtcaatacttcatctcgacatgaaaaccactcccccttacataatgatccgtaaaccatatgtatttgtagtatgaaactacacattaactcctcccctttttgtcaatataaattgtcaaaggtacgaaaactagtgggatcctcatgaaattttcattgagatacttcatgacaaaaatagaataacataccaacttatttagatgcaatcatatagccgaagctaaatgcattcatcaaggagtttataaagatacaagataactcctacaatattccatagtcgcactccccacaaagatttggcaattaatcacaagttcaaaaagaactctcccccataaaatgtcattcccgaaagaacaacaagagcgaccttacttttagagaaaagaatgatttctttggacataatcaaatcacatgagaacatgaatttgtatccaaaattcacaattgaattagctacaaaaatgatcaattcaattggccatgctcaacataagagaacttacggagcaacacagtatatgcacaaaaatgtggatcagggaaagaccaatactgcggaataaacaaagattcattctatttttcatcactatttgcacagtaacatataataaacttaatctttgtaaacaaaagttcatcctttcttccatcaaatgaCATAAAAGGTTTAACTTttttattcaaaagttcattctatcttttaccaatactttcatatcgacatataatagagataacttttgaacaagtatgggacagtcaaggttcacggacgtaaacaacatatcccatagcatattgcaatatataaaaccataaagattaatactgcaaaaatcatcttccaagtaacttagaatttaactaagaaaatctaaaaacattaaagatgaaaacgttggacatagttccgtgtactcacaataatggctattccaaaccctagttatccttcttaaaaaaacaagaataaagttctcataaaaagtttcctagacaaaataataaaaaaaaaatctctaaaaaaCAAAGACCAAACACAAGCCAAAAATCAGAGTTCGGAAGCTTTAGGCGATCCAGGACTTTCAGGCTTGTGACTAAAGGTATCAACTGCATCTTTGATGAAGATATactcattgagaagatccttaacatgtgacttcatgagaacaaaaTCATAGTTAacatttttcaactcagttcgtagcaTGTTATGATCCTTTACAGAGTTCTCAAGCTTCAGTTGACTCTTCCCGagatcagtgagaaaaccatgaaccacttcagcagagaccatctcagcattctctcgatcttgatgagaaaatgcataatagcatgaggcacAAGATTCGAGTTCGTCACACTTAACAAGggttattttcttctttaaaacaaactccaaataaaccgaatcatcaattgaatcggctGGTATATCCCAAGAACTTGGAGGCGACCCCATCCTTAAAGAGCAAAACTAGAGTATGCGTACTCTCAtaaaaggtttggtatttataaggTTTTTAACCAGAATTTAGGGTTTCCAAGTTTGGTTCGTGCCATGTAAAGTTGGTACACGCACGTACACAAACTTACCCTCATTggtaaaaataccaaaaaaaaaggttgcataaAAAGAACAAACAAATACCTGTGCAAAAAATGTTTATAAATGATAAACCgactaagaacgataagaaagtagCTGGGAAATCAGAAAACACTTTTTCCAACAAGTATACTCgatcatatctcactcaaccaggatttttgtgagtgagatttcaaccttgtgattaactagcacaagtatgagccttgatctcattaaatgaacgttgtttctggttaaacctctttttcttgatctttggaggaaaaccattatgatgtgaaaagttatcataaaatttactatcatcaaaatgtGACGAATAGGGTTGATTCTTACCCAAAGAATTTTGCCCAGAGGGAATTGACAACCTGTTGATAATATCTTTATATCCTTAAATTATCCTTTTTAGGTTGCCTTCCATCTCTCCATTACTTCCTTCTTCttgtacctttttcacatcatgaacaacataatctcccttcttAATTGAGGAATATCCATTAGTTCTTCTTCGAAGaaatggtttaggaagactgtttctcatttgaacatttgaggaacacattgaactgactttccagatggggtacacagggtgagtagtAAAGCCAATAGGTtaagacatacgaatgtcagttacacctttaagaattaaatctaaggtgtgttgaagacgaataatagaatttCCATTCAACccagaattcctcttttgttcaccaagcccttttgaatcacaaaagaggcacactttctgatcacctgagtgattagacagaacagtcttaacaccatcattgggagaattcttccttccaagagATGTGAATATTCCTTCATTAGAGGAAGACACCGGAACATCCTTTTTAACATAAAGGAATTTTGATTTTGCTTccgaaccaaatttttttttagttaaatcagaagcaattggtataatggactctttggaacattcttgaataaagagcttactcaaaagaagttcagtttccaaagcatcctctttgagttttcCCTCATGCAAGGTCTGTGAAGTACATAATAGGCGTTTTCCTCACGAAGGAtttttagaagagagtcacgctcatttacgataccaacaagaacattgactttgtgtttcaaccgattgacaTCATCAGCCCGGATTCTAACAAGCTatagaatcactgcactctccttggctgcattcctttcaacttcagagtcagactcgtcagtaaggtagtcaGGGTAACACTTTTCAATGTCTGTCTGTTTCAGTGGAACACTGagttcatctatatttgagattgaaaaatctttctctttgatagatttcatagaaacaaaGCTTTTATTTCTGGCAATGCGTTTATCAgatataacacttctgtccatattagATCTCTACAAACagaaacttataaggtctttaatgtgttttcctgctctgataccaattgaaaatgcggggatacaacaaccacacccaacaattcgtttggccatctgagaggacttacttcaatatactttctagagaattaactagacagtcaaactcaatctagagaaaagtatatacaagagttttatatctctatctctcaattcaatttgcaatcagCAAGTAGAAATTTgctagcccgattgaatataagagtagtaacttgaaaggtaccaaagaccaatgttcaaggatcaattaatttcaatcaacaaccaaaggttggatttcctaattgatcgatacaacgcacaacctgtgatatttcaattatataacaaaatataatgcggaaaagaaataacagagacaccagaattttgttaatgaggaaaaccgcaaatgcagaaaaaccccgggacctagtccatattggaaCACCACACtgaattaatccgctacagacactaacctactaccaatgaacttcggactggactgtagttgaaccctaatcaatctcacattcattcaaggtatagttgcgttccttacgtctctaatcccagcaggatgctacacacttgattcccttagctgatctcacccacaaccaagagttgctaagacccaaagtcgaagacttgataaacaaatcttcctcacacagaaaattctatagaatgaataaatttgtctctcacagaaatagtCAAgatttttgttctgtattttgataaatcaaggtgaacatgacccaattgataaaccggtcttatattccctaagaacagcctaatattatcaatcacctcacaataatcttaatcgattagcgaaacaagatattgtggaatcacaaacgatgagacaaagatgtttgtgattactttttatcttgcctatcggagatattaatctcgagacaattatttcaattgtactcaacacgatagaaacaacaagatcagatcacgtaactacaaagaaaatagttgggtctggcttcacaatcccaatgaagtcttcaagtcgttaacctacagggtctcgagataaacctaaggttaaaggagaatcgactctagtttatgcaactagtaacacacataagtgtggggattaggtttcccagttgctagagttctcctttatatagttttcaaatcagggtttgcaatctaagttaccttggtaacaaaacattcaatattcagcgttagatgaaaaacctgattcaaccaagataatatctttcaaccgttagattgaacatagcttgttacacacaaatgaaatgtaccctcatttaggtttatgtaaccgtacctaaacgtgtacaacatgttggttcaataatagttaaccgaggttagccatttgattactctcatatcaaccttattcatcttaaccataactagttcaaatgactcaaataaaactagttaaagatttgttcaattgctatattctcatagaattatacaagaacacaattgaagcaaaattagtttgattcactcgaactaaTTCATgcacattatagccatggtttgcaaagaatgcattccttattttataaatgtttaagttcatgaacataaccgattttagaacttaaccttcaagtatgcaaacgggtacacatacttgaaatacccggaccaagattgggtttcgccagtacgcaaacgggtacacgtACTTCCAATCCTAGCAGAAATAtttggacatgaaccttacgccagtacgcgaacgggtgcgcatacttaggttcccggatttctcaagccaacaggtatgcGTACGGgaacgcatactatggttcccggacatggattacatatgtgcaagattACACAACAtttcatatccaataatggttaaattTTCTGAACtcgtatttcaatcattgaaactttcttagaggatgacaat
This genomic stretch from Papaver somniferum cultivar HN1 chromosome 5, ASM357369v1, whole genome shotgun sequence harbors:
- the LOC113279500 gene encoding uncharacterized protein LOC113279500 — translated: MLENYRIFGLPIQQQKDNIYLSQEKYARNLVEKFELKGTTPMTTPMSTTGKLQFSPGEKSVDQKLYRSMIRSLLYLTATRPILHSVWDVARFHANPNKSHLKVVKRIIRYVNGTLDYDLSYSMDTNNSLLAYSDADWAGCVEVRKITSGGCFYVGQNFVAWHSKKQNSQSLSTCEAEYIVVGI